A single Lolium perenne isolate Kyuss_39 chromosome 6, Kyuss_2.0, whole genome shotgun sequence DNA region contains:
- the LOC127307791 gene encoding uncharacterized protein isoform X1, which produces MLTKRGDDGVEAAGQRHGGDASPAGRLLPAIRCPLPRLLRRQPYPSRQESAAGHSVAVFEIGPRVSSWRPRVGSSAGDQGVFRSSSEAARSPEGIWDRRLRHCYDALSKRGCSGSSRRCIGTIGAERPDLLKSSSWSVGVNGAETMGPSQVVSLLTCIDCMAHLFCEHSLFLCM; this is translated from the exons ATGCTGACCAAGCGAGGCGACGATGGCGTGGAGGCGgctggccagcggcacggcggcgACGCATCTCCGGCGGGGCGTCTCCTCCCCGCCATTCGCTGCCCCCTCCCGCGCCTTCTCCGCCGCCAACCCTACCC TTCTCGGCAGGAAAGCGCTGCAGGGCATTCGGTCGCGGTGTTCGAGATCGGCCCCCGCGTTTCAAGCTGGCGCCCCCGGGTTGGGAGCTCTGCTGGCGACCAGGGTGTCTTCCGGAGCTCGTCCGAAGCTGCCAG GTCTCCTGAAGGCATTTGGGACAGGCGGCTCCGCCATTGCTATGATGCTTTATCCAAGAGAGGTTGCTCAGGCAGCAG TCGGCGCTGCATCGGCACAATTGGTGCGGAGCGGCCGGACCTCCTCAAATCCAGTTCATGGAGCGTCGGTGTAAATGGCGCAGAAACCATGG GTCCAAGTCAAGTGGTGTCTTTATTGACCTGTATCGACTGCATGGCGCATCTGTTCTGTGAACACAGTCTGTTTTTATGTATGTGA
- the LOC127307791 gene encoding uncharacterized protein isoform X2 — MAWRRLASGTAATHLRRGVSSPPFAAPSRAFSAANPTLLGRKALQGIRSRCSRSAPAFQAGAPGLGALLATRVSSGARPKLPGLLKAFGTGGSAIAMMLYPREVAQAAGPSQVVSLLTCIDCMAHLFCEHSLFLCM; from the exons ATGGCGTGGAGGCGgctggccagcggcacggcggcgACGCATCTCCGGCGGGGCGTCTCCTCCCCGCCATTCGCTGCCCCCTCCCGCGCCTTCTCCGCCGCCAACCCTACCC TTCTCGGCAGGAAAGCGCTGCAGGGCATTCGGTCGCGGTGTTCGAGATCGGCCCCCGCGTTTCAAGCTGGCGCCCCCGGGTTGGGAGCTCTGCTGGCGACCAGGGTGTCTTCCGGAGCTCGTCCGAAGCTGCCAG GTCTCCTGAAGGCATTTGGGACAGGCGGCTCCGCCATTGCTATGATGCTTTATCCAAGAGAGGTTGCTCAGGCAGCAG GTCCAAGTCAAGTGGTGTCTTTATTGACCTGTATCGACTGCATGGCGCATCTGTTCTGTGAACACAGTCTGTTTTTATGTATGTGA
- the LOC139832440 gene encoding uncharacterized protein: MRQLRLVKNMRAQSDEWFADYLLRVGNGTEETDEDGNIRLPKDICVSSTGDNAADIKKLIDHVFPALDHNMDNPNYMTSRAILSTRNDNVDGINMHMIERFQGEERIYYSFDSAEDDPHGYYPQEFLNDLTPNGLPPHELKLKINCPVILLRNLDPANRLCNGTRLVVRGFQSNAIDAEIVVGQHAGERVFLPRIPLCPSDNDMFPFRFKRKQFPIRLSFAMTINKAQGQTIPTVGVYLPEPVFSHGQLYVALSRATAKSNIKILAIKDDEKDKTKNSKKRKRTESLVTSTLNIVYKDVLNT, from the coding sequence ATGCGCCAACTAAGGCTTGTCAAGAACATGAGGGCGCAAAGCGACGAGTGGTTCGCGGATTACCTCCTAAGGGTAGGTAATGGCACTGAGGAAACTGATGAGGACGGAAACATCCGGCTTCCGAAAGATATATGCGTCTCGTCTACAGGTGACAACGCAGCTGATATAAAGAAGCTGATCGACCATGTGTTCCCTGCCCTAGACCACAACATGGACAATCCTAATTACATGACTTCTCGAGCTATCCTCTCCACAAGGAATGACAACGTCGATGGAATAAACATGCACATGATTGAGCGTTTCCAGGGCGAGGAGAGGATCTACTATAGCTTCGATAGTGCGGAGGACGATCCACACGGCTACTATCCTCAAGAGTTCCTGAATGACCTAACTCCTAATGGGCTTCCCCCGCACGAGCTTAAACTGAAGATAAATTGCCCCGTTATACTGTTGAGGAACCTTGACCCGGCTAACAGGCTATGTAATGGCACAAGGCTTGTGGTCCGTGGGTTCCAGAGTAACGCCATCGACGCAGAGATCGTCGTGGGGCAGCACGCAGGAGAGAGGGTGTTTCTTCCTCGGATACCTTTATGCCCATCCGACAATGACATGTTTCCGTTCAGATTCAAGAGGAAGCAGTTCCCCATCAGGCTCAGCTTTGCCATGACAATCAACAAGGCACAAGGACAGACCATCCCAACCGTAGGCGTGTACCTACCGGAGCCAGTGTTCTCTCATGGCCAGCTCTACGTCGCCTTGTCCAGAGCCACCGCGAAAAGTAACATCAAGATCCTCGCCATCAAGGATGACGAGAAGGACAAAACCAAGAATTCGAAGAAACGAAAAAGAACCGAGTCCTTAGTAACAAGCACATTGAACATAGTCTACAAGGATGTCCTTAACACTTGA